DNA from Acidobacteriota bacterium:
GGTGCGGGCGTCGGCGGGCGAGGCGTTCAAGCTGCCGAGCCTCTACGCGCTGGCGACTCCACGCGCGATCGGAGGCAATCCGAACTTGCTGGCGGAGACGAGCGCCGGGGCGGATTTGGGAGTCGAGTTCCGGGCCTCTGACGCTTCGGTGAGGGGCGGCATCACCCTGTTCTCGAACCGATTCGAGAACCTGATCGACTTCGACTTCGACACCTTTCAGATCGTGAACCGGAGCAAGGTGGACGCCGAAGGCGTGGAGGCGTTTCTCGTCTGGAACCCGTCGGCGCGCGTCGGAGTCGATGTCCGCCTCACCTCGCAGGACACCGAGGACCTGGCCACCGGGCGGACACTGCGCCGCAGGCCGGATCTCTACGGCGGCGTCGGCCTGCGGGTTGACCTGAGCGAGTCGGTCCGGCTCGGCCTCGAGGCCCGGCACACCGGCTCCTATCTCGACGAGCAGGTTCCGGCGCCGTTCCGGACCTCGGTCGCCGGCCGGGACCTGGTTGGCTTGTCGCTCTCCTGGCAGGCCGCGGACCGGTGGCGGATGAGCCTGCGCGCCGACAATGCCTTCGATGAGTCGTACGAGACGCAGGTTGGTTTCCCGGGCCCTGAACGGTCCGTGAGGATCGGAGTTCGTTATGGGCACTAGGAGGATGAACGGATGAAGACGATGTTGACGGTTGTCGCCGCAATGCTGTTGGTGATGGGAACGGTCGCCTGCGTCGAGATCCGGGTAGGCGCCCCGGATGACGCCGAGACCGAAGAGGCCGCGGTCGAACCGGCCGCGACCCTGAACGAGCTCAGTGCCGAGGAAGTCGAGGCAGGCTTCCAGTCGCTCTTCGACGGCGAGTCGCTGGAGCACTGGCGCGGCTTCAAGCTGGACCAGGTGCCGGCGGGCTGGTCGGCAGCCGACGGCGTGGTCCACTTCCTGCCGCCTACCGGCGACGACGCCGGACCGCGAGCCGACCTGCTGACCCGGGAGCAGTACCGGTCATTCGAGTTCCGCTTCGACTGGGCCGTAACGGCGGGAGGCAACAGCGGCGTCATGTTCCACGTCTCCGAGGACGCCCCGGCCTCCTACTCGACCGGCCCGGAGTTTCAGATTCTGGATGATGACGGCCACCGGGACGGTCAGCGCATGGAGACTTCCGCGGCCTCTAACTACGCCCTTCACGCTCGGCAGGGCGGTGAGCTGGTACCGGTGGGCGAGTTCAACACTTCCGCCCTGCGGGTGGAAGGAAACCGGGTCACGCACTGGTTGAACGGCGAGAAGGTGGTCGAGTACATGCTCTGGGACGACGACTGGAAGGCGCTGGTTGAGGCCAGCAAGTTCGCTTCGATGCCCGGCTACGGGATGATGGAGACGGGCCACATCGCGCTCCAGGACCACGGCAACGAGATCTGGTTCCGCAACCTCCGCATCCTCGTGCTGCCTGATTGATGGACGACCCCGCCTCCGGCCTGGCCTGGTTCAAGGTCGCCGACCTCGACGAGCTGGCCGAGAACCGGGTCAAGACGGTGGTGGCGGGCCGCCGCTCCATTTGCCTGACGCACCACGACGGGCAGTACGGCGCGCTGGACAACCGCTGTCCGCACCAGGGTGGCCCGTTGGGGGAGGGATCGATCGAGAACGGCTGGTTGCGTTGCCCGTGGCATGGCTGGGACTACTGCCCGCTCACGGGCAAGTCGCCGGCGGGCTACGACGAGCGGGTGCCGACCTACGCAGTCGAGGTCCGCGGCGACGGCATCTATGTCGGTCTGGAGAAAGAGGTCGAGCGACCGCGCACGGTGAGCGACGCGATGGTCGAGACCTTTGTCAACTGGGGGATGACCCACGTCTTCGGAATGGTCGGCCATTCGAACCTCGGACTGGCCGACGCGATCCGGGCGCAGTGCGAGGCCGGCGCCCTCCAGTACGTCGGTGTCCGCCATGAGGGCGCGGCGGCGTTTGCCGCCTCGGCCTATGGCAAGTTGACCGGCCGGCCCGCTGCCTGTTTGACGATCGCCGGACCGGGCGCCACGAACCTGCTCACCGGGATGTGGGACGCGCGGATGGACCGTGCTCCGATCCTGGCGCTGACCGGCCAGGTGGACACCCAGGTCCTGGGCCCCGGGGCGTTCCAGGAGGTCGACCTCTCGGCTGCCTTTGCCGGCGTCGCCGCGATGAGTCACGCCGTCTACCGGGACAGCCGGCACGTGGAACTGGCGAATCTGGCCTGCAAGAACGCGATCCTCAAGCGCGACGTGGCGCACCTCATCTTCCCGGACGAGGTTCAGACGCTGCCTTCGGAAGCTTCTGCCGGGTCGCCCGAGGGTCGGCTGACGCCACCCGGGATCACCCCACCGCCCGAGGCCACGGAACGCGCCCTGGAGTTGATTCGCGGCGCTCGCCGACCGGTCATCATCGTCGGCCACGGCGCCCGCTTCGAGATGGGCGGCGTCACGGCTCTCGCGGAGCGGTTGAACGCGCCGGTGGTCACGACGTTCAAGGCGAAGGGGCTGATCTCCGACGACCACCCGCTCGGCTGCGGCGTCCTCGGCCGCAGTGGCACGCCGGTCGCGAGCTGGTTCATGAACGAGAGCGACCTGCTCATCGTGTTCGGCGCCTCGTTCTCGAACCACACCGGGATCACGACCTTCAAGCCGGTCATCCAGGTCGACTTCGAGGCGATGGCCCTCGGCAAGTTCCACGCCGTCGACGTGCCCGTCTGGGGCGAGATCGGGGTCACCGCGCGGCTGTTCGCGGAGGCGCTCGGCGACGGCGCCACCGACACCATGGACCAGCGGCCGGAGGTCGCTGAGCGCTGGCGGATCTGGCGGCTGGAGAAGGAACGCCGTCTCGCGGATGTCGGCGAGGCCGGCGTGAGTTCCGCGGCCGTGTTCGCGTCGCTGAACCGCTGCCTGCCCGAGGACGCGATCATCGCCGTCGACGTCGGCAACAACACGTACTCCTTCGGCCGCTACTTCGAGTGCCGGCGGCAGGCCGTGCTGATGTCGGGATATCTCGGTTCGATCGGGTTCGGCTACCCGGCGGCGATGGGCGCCTGGGCGGCGACGCAGACGGCCGACGAGCGGTTCGCCGGCCGGCCGGTGGTGGCGATCACCGGCGACGGCGGCTTCGGCCAGTACCTTGGAGAGGTGATGACCGCCGTCCACCACCGGATGAACATCACCCACGTTCTGCTGAACAACAGCGAGCTCGGCAAGATCTCGAAGGAGCAGCGGGCGATCGAACTGCCCGTCTGGATGACCGACCTGACGAACCCGAACTTCGCCGAGTTCGTGACGAACTGCGGTGGCCTCGGCATCCGGGTCGAGGACGCGGGCGAACTCGACAGTGCGCTCGAGCGTGCGCTGGACCACGATGGGCCGGCCACGGTCGAGGTCGTCGCGGACCCGCTCCTGGTGTAGAGTCCGCGACGTTTCTGCGCCCGCAGTCCGGCAGGGTGATGCCGAGTGCTCGCAAAGGCCAGGTGAGCCAAAGCAGCCGGATGGCGATTCCCACACATGGCCCATCGTGCCGGACTTGGACTTATCCGACGGCTTGCTGGGAATGCGGAAAAGCCATCCAAATCCTGCAGTGCACCTGTGGCAGCGTCGTGCTGTTGGAGGCCATGGGCTGGCCATGGCCACGGCACGACTGCCGTTCCCATAGTTCCGCATCCGGGGGTGTCGGCGGTAGCGGTCTGAGCGGCTGGACGGCAGTTAACAAACTGCGGCGCCTGGGGATCCCCATCACCGATGCTGCCATGGAGAAGATCTTCCCGGAAGAGAGATCAGGACCGCAAGTTACTCGTCCAGTTGAGGACACGAAGAAGGTCGACCCCTCGGGCCATGGGACGAAGGACCTTCTGGCCGTCTTGCGGGAGTTGCAAGAGAGGACACGTCGCACGGCGCTCATAGAGAGCCTCCCGGTGATGGGGAAGAAGCTGCTTGGCCTTGAAGCTCACGTCCGCTACTGGCAGGTGACGCTGGTTCGAAACGACGTGCAGCCGAATGAGAGCTACACAGCTTTCATTCCAGCGCCACTCGTGCGGACTCTACGGAGGGGCGTGATGGTCGCAGCGAAGATCGTGGCCCGTGGGCACGGCGAACAGGCGTGCTGGCTCGTCTCGGCCATCCGGGGTTGTGTGATCCCGGTGAAGTCTAGGAGCGATCCGTGAGAGCGACCAAGGCTTCTTGATCCAGTCCGTGATGCGTGACTTCAAGCGTGGTGCAGGCTTCAAGCTCTCTCGTGGACGGAAGGGACACATCGAACGGGAACATGTGGGGACCGTGTAGCAGTGCCCTGGCTTGCTGCGGTCGATCTCCCGTGGCTGCAAGCACCGCCTGGATGGCCCAGGCGGCGAGTTGATCCCGGTTCCCTACGACGCGCTTCGATGTCGCGCTGTAGACGCCCTTTGAACCGCTTTCCTGAAGGACATCCCAGTCGATGAATGTCCGCAGAATCCGCCTCGTGGCGCGGGCCACCGTTTCGCGTTCACCGAACTGCTCACGGACGCGGCGCTGCACTTGGGCGGCACCAGCCGTTCCCTGTAGGCGCAAGAGCCGACCGGTCTGGTGTGCGACTTGCCAGAAGAACGGGTAGGCCGCCATGCACATGCACCAGTGGACGAAAGTGCGTTCCGCTGCCGACGGACGTTGAAGCAAGTGGATCCCCTGGTCTCTCAGCCCCACGCGGTTTCTTGGGACGTTGGCCCACACCTTTGTCAGGATCGTGATCGCCTTGTGCCGGTTACCGCGCTTCGGTTCGTTGCCGACGGACAGCTTCTCCCGCAGGCGTTCGTTGAGTTCCGAAGCGATCTCGGCCGTCGTGTTGTCCGCGAGAACGAGGTTTGCCGTGTACTCCAGCCAGTCGAGCTGAATGCGCTGGCTGAAACCGATCTGACCGGCTCGGTTCATTCTGCTTTTCGCCTGATCTCGATCAAGGGGACGACGAGCTCTTCAAGAGAGACGCCGCCGTGCCCGACGATCCGGTCGCCTTTGTGCGCAAAGGCGGATCTGCCAGGCGCCAAGAGAGCGTGACAGTCGGTTGGAAGACCGGGCCCCGGCCACGCGACGGCGTCTGGGAACTGCTCAAGCACGCGGTTTCGCAGAGTCGTATCTGAGTAGACGCGCGCACGCTTCCCCCGCGTGCTGACAAGCGCTCCCTCAGAGGGCCGGCCGTAGCCTCGCGCCTCGACGTTGCCATGGTCCGACGTCAGAAACACGGCGAAACCAGCCTCGAGGAGCGACTCCACGATGGCCACGGGCTGGCCTTCCTCGGCCCACTGCCGGACCTGGTTGTGCATGCCGGCGACGCCCAGTTCCATGCCGTGCATGATGTCGTCTACCTTGTTGAGGACGACGCCGAGTACTCGCAGTCCACGCACGGAAGCGCGATCCCGCAACTCGTCGACGCTGTCGCAGGTGCCGCCCTTCAGATACTCGACTTCGTGCTCGCTCAGGCCATGTTCGGCCCAGAACCCATGCCACAGCGAAGGTTCCTTCTCGGTCGTGTGGATGCTCGACTCGAAGTAGAACGGCGGTGTGCCGGCAAAGATGGACTGGCGTGACACCGACGTGATGGTAGGCGCCCAGGCGAAGAGTGCATCTGACCGGAAACCGAGTGTTGGGCGTTGGTCACCAAGAACGTCGCGGAGCACGAGCCATTGGTCCAACGCCAGGCCGTCGACCACGACCAGGGCGATCCTCCGTTCGGTCGCGTCTTCGAGCCGCCGGGCGAGATAGCGTGGCAGGTGATGGACCATCACCGGAGGGTCGGGCGGTAGGTTGTGCAGCCCAGCGTAGCGGCTCTCGACCCAGCCGCGAAATGCCTCATCCACCCGGCGACGGAGGCTGGTCAGGCGACCGCTCAACTGCTGGCGAGCCGGGGCTAGGGTGGACCACCACAGGACGCCCAGTTCCGCCCACAGCCAAGCGAACGACAGCCATTCCGGGTGTCTTACACCGGACTGAGGCACGACGCGATCGACGTGCCCCAGCAGCTTCTCAAGCCGGCGCAAGCGATCTACTTCGAGGTCGCTGCGGATTCCAACGGAGACCCAATCGCCGTGCCGGCCCAGTTCCGGCGCGTGGGGAACAGGGACGAGTTTCCCTTCAAGGAACAGGTTGTCGATGTACACCCGGACATCGGCGTGATCGAACGGCAGGTGGAGTGGTCCGTTCAGGATCAGCGGACGCTCCGCCTTGATCTGCCCATCTTCACCCGCGCTGCCGTCTAGGAAGACAGGCCAGCGCTCTTGCAAGAAGGCGAAGAAGGCCTCTCGCTCCGGGACGATGGTCTCAAGTGGCCACGACGCGAACGCTTCGTTCCGTCGGAGCACCGCGACTAGTCGTTCATCCAGTGGCCGCGGCAGCCGGATCTCGCGGTAGTGCCGCCGCAACAGAATCTGCAGGAGGTCGGCCGGGCTCTTGATCTCAGTAGCCCGAACGCCGAAGACGTGCTGGAGTACAAAGTCCTTCGTAGCCTTCTCGCCAAGTGCCTTAGGCCTGCGTTCCCTTTGTGCGTCATCAACCGCGTTCAGGTCGGCTGTGTCCAGTGTTGCGAGTACCGCACAACTGAGTTCGGGGAACAGCTCGGAGAGGCCGAAGCGCAAGGGTCTTCCAACCTGCAAGAGATCGTAGGGGATGGAGGCGAGATCGTCGTGGTCGAAACGTAGGAGTAGTTCCGCGTTCGCGCCTTCGGCATTGCCCGAGACGCGGGGGTGGCGGGATCGCATCTCGTGGGCAAGGCGGAACGCCACCGGATCCTCGAAAGTGAAGAACTGAAAGCCCCTGCGCC
Protein-coding regions in this window:
- the pglZ gene encoding BREX-3 system phosphatase PglZ — protein: MASWRERILEDLAPGVASVTLAADPDDLLLDEEVLEEVRRRGFQFFTFEDPVAFRLAHEMRSRHPRVSGNAEGANAELLLRFDHDDLASIPYDLLQVGRPLRFGLSELFPELSCAVLATLDTADLNAVDDAQRERRPKALGEKATKDFVLQHVFGVRATEIKSPADLLQILLRRHYREIRLPRPLDERLVAVLRRNEAFASWPLETIVPEREAFFAFLQERWPVFLDGSAGEDGQIKAERPLILNGPLHLPFDHADVRVYIDNLFLEGKLVPVPHAPELGRHGDWVSVGIRSDLEVDRLRRLEKLLGHVDRVVPQSGVRHPEWLSFAWLWAELGVLWWSTLAPARQQLSGRLTSLRRRVDEAFRGWVESRYAGLHNLPPDPPVMVHHLPRYLARRLEDATERRIALVVVDGLALDQWLVLRDVLGDQRPTLGFRSDALFAWAPTITSVSRQSIFAGTPPFYFESSIHTTEKEPSLWHGFWAEHGLSEHEVEYLKGGTCDSVDELRDRASVRGLRVLGVVLNKVDDIMHGMELGVAGMHNQVRQWAEEGQPVAIVESLLEAGFAVFLTSDHGNVEARGYGRPSEGALVSTRGKRARVYSDTTLRNRVLEQFPDAVAWPGPGLPTDCHALLAPGRSAFAHKGDRIVGHGGVSLEELVVPLIEIRRKAE
- a CDS encoding DUF1080 domain-containing protein: MKTMLTVVAAMLLVMGTVACVEIRVGAPDDAETEEAAVEPAATLNELSAEEVEAGFQSLFDGESLEHWRGFKLDQVPAGWSAADGVVHFLPPTGDDAGPRADLLTREQYRSFEFRFDWAVTAGGNSGVMFHVSEDAPASYSTGPEFQILDDDGHRDGQRMETSAASNYALHARQGGELVPVGEFNTSALRVEGNRVTHWLNGEKVVEYMLWDDDWKALVEASKFASMPGYGMMETGHIALQDHGNEIWFRNLRILVLPD
- a CDS encoding thiamine pyrophosphate-binding protein, whose protein sequence is MDDPASGLAWFKVADLDELAENRVKTVVAGRRSICLTHHDGQYGALDNRCPHQGGPLGEGSIENGWLRCPWHGWDYCPLTGKSPAGYDERVPTYAVEVRGDGIYVGLEKEVERPRTVSDAMVETFVNWGMTHVFGMVGHSNLGLADAIRAQCEAGALQYVGVRHEGAAAFAASAYGKLTGRPAACLTIAGPGATNLLTGMWDARMDRAPILALTGQVDTQVLGPGAFQEVDLSAAFAGVAAMSHAVYRDSRHVELANLACKNAILKRDVAHLIFPDEVQTLPSEASAGSPEGRLTPPGITPPPEATERALELIRGARRPVIIVGHGARFEMGGVTALAERLNAPVVTTFKAKGLISDDHPLGCGVLGRSGTPVASWFMNESDLLIVFGASFSNHTGITTFKPVIQVDFEAMALGKFHAVDVPVWGEIGVTARLFAEALGDGATDTMDQRPEVAERWRIWRLEKERRLADVGEAGVSSAAVFASLNRCLPEDAIIAVDVGNNTYSFGRYFECRRQAVLMSGYLGSIGFGYPAAMGAWAATQTADERFAGRPVVAITGDGGFGQYLGEVMTAVHHRMNITHVLLNNSELGKISKEQRAIELPVWMTDLTNPNFAEFVTNCGGLGIRVEDAGELDSALERALDHDGPATVEVVADPLLV